Genomic window (Candidatus Palauibacter australiensis):
CAGCCGGCGGACCGCCAGCGAGAGGCCGGTCCACACCATGAGCGCGGCCGCCAGCGAGAAGAGTCCCGCCAGCAGTTGCCCCGGCAGCCCCCAGTACTCACCCGTGTGCGCGTAGCGCAGGAACTGCTGGGCGCGCCGCGCCGGCGTGTCGTCGGCGAAGGACTCCCACGCGCGCACGGCGCCGGAGGTGGCATCCAGGGTGAGCAGGCCGGCCCTCTGAGGCTGGCCCGCGCGCCCTCCCCGCACTTCGACGCGGATTTCGGGGTCCGTGGGGCGCGGCATGTGCAGGATCAGGGTCCGCCACTCCGGCGCCCATGCCTCGGCGGTGGCGAGCGCGGCGCGGAGGTCCGGATCCGGGGCGCGACGGGCGTCCCCCGAAATCGCCGTCCCCTCGACTTCCGTCCCCTCGATTTCCGTCCTCTCGATTCCCACGCCTTCGGACGCCGACTCGGCCGGCCACGCCCCGGCGGGCACGAGGCTGCCCACCGCGGGATAGACTCGGTCCCCCACGGCCGGATACGACGTGGCGACCCCGGTTGTCGCGATCACGGCCAGGGGCAGGACGGACCAGATCCCGACGACCTGGTGCCAGTTGAGGTCGCGCTTGGCGCCCTTTGTCCCGCGACGGAGAAGGAGCGCTTTGGCGAGCGACCGCCGGGTGACGGGCCGCGGGATCCACAGGATCGGTCCGGTGAGCAGCAGAAAGAGGAAGGCCAGGTTGACCGCTCCGGTCACGGCCCGCGCCCGGCGCACCGAGCCTCCCGAGACGTTGAACCAGCGGTGCCAGTTGTGGTTGGCCTCGAAGAACCGCTCGAGGCCGCCGGGTCCCCTCGCCAGCACGCGCCCCGTGTACGGATCGACCAGGGCGGAGAGGTCCTGTCCCTCGTGGACGCGCACGGGCGCACGTGGATCCGACCGATAGCTCAGCGAAGTCGCCGTGAGCCCCGCCGCCAGCGCGACCCCCTCCGGACGCAGCCGTTCGGCGCCTTCCGGCGCGGGCACGAAGTACCGCCGCTCCGATAGCCCCGTCACCGTCTCCTCCAGCGACAGCACCGCCCCCGTCCCCGCCAGCATGAGGATGACCAACCCGGCCGCCACGGCCACCGTGAGGTGCAGCCAGAAGACGATGGTCCGGATCATCGCAGCATCTCCGCCACGCCGCAGCCGGTCGCGCCTGTCCGCCCCTTATCCGCCCGGGTTCAGCGTCACGTAGCGCTCGAACCGCGCGACCTCGTTCTCGTCCACGTACTTCCCGATCTCGCGCCGGAACTGCTCCAGGTCGGTGTACGGGCGGTACTCCTCGAACTCGTGGGCCATGCGTTCGCTCATCCCCGGCACCGCCATGATCTCTTCGCGGGTGGCGCTGTTCAGGTCGATCGGGACGTACACGTAGCGC
Coding sequences:
- a CDS encoding PepSY-associated TM helix domain-containing protein codes for the protein MIRTIVFWLHLTVAVAAGLVILMLAGTGAVLSLEETVTGLSERRYFVPAPEGAERLRPEGVALAAGLTATSLSYRSDPRAPVRVHEGQDLSALVDPYTGRVLARGPGGLERFFEANHNWHRWFNVSGGSVRRARAVTGAVNLAFLFLLLTGPILWIPRPVTRRSLAKALLLRRGTKGAKRDLNWHQVVGIWSVLPLAVIATTGVATSYPAVGDRVYPAVGSLVPAGAWPAESASEGVGIERTEIEGTEVEGTAISGDARRAPDPDLRAALATAEAWAPEWRTLILHMPRPTDPEIRVEVRGGRAGQPQRAGLLTLDATSGAVRAWESFADDTPARRAQQFLRYAHTGEYWGLPGQLLAGLFSLAAALMVWTGLSLAVRRLRRFVELRR